One region of Archocentrus centrarchus isolate MPI-CPG fArcCen1 chromosome 6, fArcCen1, whole genome shotgun sequence genomic DNA includes:
- the lrrc10 gene encoding leucine-rich repeat-containing protein 10, which produces MWSKSGVSETVRKMGNAMRSILAFIPSERCQRFLVGDLKEMPLDRTLDLSSRQLRKLPVAACVFNELVKLYLSDNNLSSLPAEVQSLRNLQLLALDFNCFEELPLAICRLPQLSILYLGNNRLYHLPIELRELRELSTLWLETNCFTIFPKVVCELSNLKTLHLGYNQIRSLPKEFGQLQELRSIWLAGNQLSEFPPVLLEMHSLAVIDVDRNRIRYFPSLSHMQGLKLVIYDHNPCVNAPAVAEGVKRVGRWADSSDDEQEDVSSKAASETTAEVVEIHPEEQHNIQG; this is translated from the coding sequence ATGTGGAGTAAAAGTGGTGTGTCAGAGACAGTAAGAAAGATGGGCAATGCCATGAGAAGTATTCTCGCCTTCATTCCTTCTGAGCGCTGTCAGCGTTTCTTAGTTGGGGACCTGAAGGAGATGCCACTAGATCGGACGCTGGACCTGAGTAGCCGGCAGCTGCGTAAACTGCCTGTTGCTGCCTGTGTCTTCAATGAGTTGGTGAAGCTATACCTGAGTGACAATAATCTAAGCAGCTTACCAGCTGAAGTGCAGAGCCTGAGAAATCTGCAGCTCCTGGCCCTTGACTTTAACTGCTTCGAGGAGCTCCCTTTAGCTATATGCAGGTTGCCCCAGCTCAGCATCCTTTACTTGGGTAATAACAGGCTTTATCACCTCCCCATAGAGCTGAGAGAGCTTAGGGAACTCAGCACTCTGTGGCTGGAAACTAATTGCTTCACTATTTTCCCTAAGGTGGTTTGTGAGCTCTCAAATCTCAAGACCCTACACCTTGGATATAACCAGATACGGAGTTTACCCAAAGAATTTGGACAACTGCAAGAGCTGCGAAGTATCTGGCTTGCTGGGAACCAGCTGTCAGAGTTCCCACCAGTGTTGCTTGAAATGCATTCTCTGGCTGTTATTGATGTGGACCGGAACAGAATACGCTATTTCCCTAGCCTTTCTCACATGCAGGGGTTAAAACTTGTCATCTATGACCACAACCCCTGTGTTAATGCCCCAGCAGTGGCTGAAGGAGTCAAAAGGGTTGGGCGCTGGGCTGATAGCTCAGATGATGAGCAGGAAGATGTCAGTTCAAAAGCAGCAAGTGAGACTACAGCTGAGGTTGTGGAAATCCATCCTGAGGAGCAACACAACATTCAAGGTTAA